ACGAGAAGCACCCACAGGACGTGTACAGAGGCCGGGGACGTGGACGTGGACGTGGTAGAGGacgtggcagaggtagagaagGAGGTCGCGGCAGGAGTCGTGGCCTTCCTGGAATAGGCCGAGGTCAGGATGATGAAGGACAACACCGTCAGAAGTTCGACATTAAAAAGGTCAGGTGTTACAATTGCAACGAATATGGCCATTTTCAATCTGATTGCAAAgctgaaagaaaaggaaaaaatgaaGCACATTTAGTGGAGCAATTCGAAGAGGAGTCAACGTTGTTGATGCTAGAAACCAGTGAGCTGATTCACATTGgtgaagagaaagaaaaagagctaCTGCTGAATGAAGAACAGTTGCATGACTTTGAAAGTGTAGAAACAAAAGGAACCATGTGGTACTATGATACGGGGGCAAGCAACCATATGACTAGTAACAAGCTAGCCTTAACCAATCTTGATGAATCAATCAAAGGGAATGTCAGGTTCGGTGATGGCTCAGTCGTCAAGGTAGAAGGCCGAGGCACCTCAGTGTTTCAGTGCAAGAATGGAGATCATTTTGAACTAACGAATGTATATTACATTCCTCGATTAAGATCCAATATTATAAGTCTTGGTCAACTCGACGAATCAGGAGCAAAAGTGGTGGTGAAAGCAGGGATTCTGAGAGTATATGATGCAAAGGACAGGTTGATAGCCAAGGTGCAGAGAGCGGAAAATCGGCTTTACATGATGAGAATGACACAAGCAAAATCAGAGTGCCACCTGACAAGGCTGTCTGAAAAGTCTTGCTTATGGCATGCTCGCTACGGGCACCTCAACTATTAAGCATTACGCAAGCTTGCACAAGAAAGCATGGTGAAAGGTTTACCGGAGATAGAAACAGCGAAGTACGTTTGTGAACCCTGTGTGATCAGCAAGCAGCATCGCACAAGTTTCCCAAAAGCAGGTGAGTATCAAGCAACTAGACCTCTGGAGCTCATGCATGGTGATCTGTGTGGACCGATATCACCTACCACATGCGGCGGAAACAGGTATTTCCTCTTGCTCGTGGATGATTACAGTCGTTATATGTGGATTGAGATGCTCAAAAGCAAAGATGAGGTTGTTAGTGTTTTCAAGAAAGTAAAAGCTCAAATTGAAGTCCAGTCCGAATGTAAACTCAAAATGTTTAGAACAGACAGAGGAGGCGAGTTTACATCAAATGAGTTCAGCAAGTTTTGCGAGTTACACGGCATCAAACGCCAGCTCACTGCTCCTTATTCCCCACAGCAAAACGGAGTAGTAGAGCGAAGAAACCAAACTGTAGTGGAGATGATAAGGTGTCTCTTGAATAGCTCCGGAGTGCCAGCTACATATTGGGGAGAAGCTGCACGTACTGCAGTATACATATTGAACAGATCACCCACAAGAAGTGTCCAAGGCATGACTCCGTATCAAGCATGGCATGGAAGACTTCCGAGTGTTCATCATATGCGTGTTTTTGGCTGCATTGCATATGCCAAGAACACAGCTCCACACTTGAGAAAATTGGATGACAGAAGCATGAAGCTGGTTTTATTGGGATATGAACCAGGGTCCAAAGCATATCGGTTATTGAATCCAAATTCTAACCGAATTGTGGTAAGTCGGGATGTTGTGTTTCAGGAAGAAGAGAAGTGGAAATGGCAAGGCCAGATGACATCAAACTCCACAACAGAAGGACCACTTGTCATCACATACAAGGAAGCACAAATGCAAGAAGACAAAAACCTCCGAGGTCAGGATCTGACGCCGGCTTCCTTATCACCTATAGCCGGGTCAGGCTCTGAACATTCAGAGACAGGAGAAAGCAGCTCAGAGGGACCAAAGAGGTTCAGGACTCTTCAAGAAATTTATGAAAACACAGTGGAGGTCGATCAAGACTATGGTCTTTACCTGATGTCAATTGAAGAACCAGCATCTTACCATGAAGCTGCCTGCAGTGAACATTGGCGACAAGCAATGATAGAAGAAATGGAGGCTATCCGGAGAAACGGAACATGGGAACTAGCAGAACTCCCAAAGGACCAGAGAGCTATTGGTCTGAAATGGATCTTCAAAGTAAAGAAGAATCCAGAAGGGGAGATCATTAAATATAAAGCAAGACTTGTTGCGAAGGGGTATGTGCAGAAACAGGGCATAGACTTTGAAGAAGTCTTTGCTCCTGTAGCCAGACTAGAGACAGTGAGAGTGTTACTTGCTGTAGCCGCACAAGAAGGATGGATAGTACATCATATGGATGTCAAATCTGCGTTCCTGAATGGTGAGATAGAAGAAGAAGTGTACGTGTCACAACCAGACGGATTCATTGAACAAGGAGAGGAAGGAAAGGTTCTGAAACTACGAAAGGCCCTGTATGGTCTTAAACAGGCGCCTCGGGCATGGAATATAAAGCTAGACAAATGTTTCCGGGAGCTGGGGTTTCAAAGATGTATGATCGAACATGCAGTCTACAAGAAACACGAAGGAGATGAAGTGCAGATTGTGGGAGTGTACGTAGATGATCTGATAATCATGGGCTCAAAGCCGAGAGGTGTGGAGAATTTCAAAGCCAAGATGAGAAAGATCTTCGAGATGAGTGATCTTGGGATGCTAAGCTACTACCTGGGTATAGAAGTCAAGCAAAAGCCGTATAGCATCACCCTTAACCAGTTAGGGTATGCTGAGAAGATGCTCGAGAAGCTCGGCCTGGCTGAGTGCAAGCCATGTCGGGTTCCAATGGATACACGGGTGAAGCTGAGCAAGTCAGATGGAAGTCCTCCAGTAGATGCAACACTATACAGGAGTGCAATTGGAAGTCTGAGGTATTTGGTAAACACTCGACCCGATCTTGCATATTCAGTTGGAATTGTAAGTCGCTTCATGGAAGCACCGACAACAAAACATCTAGCAGCTGTGAAACAGATATTGCGTTATGTGAAAGGCACCTTACATCATGGGTGCATATACAAAAAGGTAGAAGAGGAGGAATTCAAGCTAGTAGGTTATAGCGACAGTGACTTAGCCGGAGATGTGGATGATCGGAAAAGTACGACAGGAGTAATCTACTTCCTCGGCCAAAGTCCTATCACCTGGATCTCTCAAAAGCAGAAAGTCGTAGCTTTATCCTCGTGTGAAGCCGAGTATATTGCTGCGACAGCAGGAGCTTGTCAAGGCATATGGATTAGCAGGCTGTTACATGAATTGATCGGTTGGAAGACAAACAAGTTCGTGTTAAGAGTTGACAATAAATCTGCAATTGCTCTCACAAAAAATCTTGTCCATCATAACAGAAGCAAGCACATAGATATTAAGTTTCACTTCATTCGGGAGTGTGTCCAAAGAGGAGAAGTCGAAATCGAGTATGTAAAAACTGAATCACAACTCGCTGATATTCTGACAAAGCCATTGTCCCGAGACAAGATCGACGAGCTGAACATGATGATCGGAATCAAAGATGTGAAGAACAAGCTTACGGGggaaaaatgaagaaattaaGCTTGTTATACTGGTTGTTAAGCCAGCTGTTACTAGTTTCCACGTTGCACCCACGTTGCACATTTCCGAATCTGTTTCTGTTTCTGCATGTTTTAGTTTTCTGAATTAGTCAGCACTTATCTTCATTCAATCCGACAGTTACGTAACGTGGCGTGATGCTCGGATTAAAACTTGGTTTTTCAGTTTTTAGTTTTAGTATAAATAAGGCAATGAAATTGTAAGGGAGATACACTGTCAAGGTTTAAAAGGAATCTGAATAAATTTCTTTTCCTCTGTTCCATTTCCTTTCCTCTGTTTCATcaaaattctgcagaaaattcCCAGAAACAGCAGAAGCTTCAAAAGGTGGCAGAATCTTCATAGCCTAAGATCTGCAGCATCCCTTACATTTTTTTCATAGTTTACATGCTAATCACTATCTTACAGTACGGCGATGGCATCCTGAGTTTGATATGTATGCTGCTAATGCTTTAGAACGACTTATAGTCTGGGCCAGGATTCCTTGCTTACCTATTGAATATTACAATGACGAGTTCCTTTTGAGAATTGGGAGCTTGCTCGAAAAACCTATTAAGGTGGATCGCAATACAAGTATGGTGAGTAGAGGACACTACGCTAGGATTTGCATTGAGATTAACATGGAAAAACCCTTAGTGGCCAAATTCAAGCTTCGCCGACGTGTTAGACCAGTGGAATATGAAGGGCTCCACCTGGTGTGTTTCAGTTGCGGTAGATATGGCCATGACGCCGAGAAGTGCCTGGTGAGGGGAGGTTCTGGCGGTGCCGGTAATCTTGCGGGGAAAGCCCATGCCAATGATCCGATTGATTTGgataaggataagggaagagcaATCCCTAATAATCCTATGATTGTCAATGATTATGGGGATTGGATGCTTGTCAAAAAAGATAAGAGGAATTTCAAAAAAGTCTTTAACAAAGTCCTAGTCAACAAGGAGTCTTCAAAAGAGAAATTTTCTGCTAAGGAAAAAGGGGCAAAACCTTTGACGGACCGTTCTAATCAATATGCTGCTTTGGAGATTAATGAGCCAGCTCCTGTTGAGCCCATGCAACTACCCCCCTCTAATACTATTGATACGGGCTCATTCTAAGCTGGGCCGTCCTCTAGTGGCCCGCAAACTAAAAGACCTGCCAGTAAAAACTCAGTGAGACCTGGTGCTGGAAATACTGGGACAGATATTACTTCTACTTCTACCATTTCTTCTTTAGTTTTGAATAAAGTGGCTACTGTTCCTAAGCCTAGAAGAGTTGCGGAGGAGACAGAACATGTCCTTGTTTTTGGAGGGAAGACATATGTTTCGATTTCTCGTATTGTTACCAACCGGGGTGTTTTTTTCTAACCATGCCAACACTCATGCAAATGGTAACCTCAATTTTCCTAATGCGGAGAATCAATTTCCGCATCCATCTGCTCCTAATATTGACAAGAACCTGGAAACGAATGAGATTCAAGAGATGGACATTGTTCCGGAGACTCCACTTGAGGGGGTAATGCTTTAGCCTCTCGTCTGGGGGAGAGATGGTCAATTGATGTCTTCGTGTGGAAGCTCGTTATTATTTGCAAGCTGGTGCTGTTGGGGTTATATGGCCTCGTGGTTTTGCTTTAGGGCTTAATACCCTCCTTaccatgtaaaaaaaaaaaaagaaattgaggtATTACAGTTTTTGagaaaatgataataatttgAGAGAATTGagataatttcaaattaaaaaaaatgttgagagaattaaaatgatttcaaattaaagaaaatattgagAGATTGAGATGCTTTTGAGTGTGGTTTGAAAATTATGAGAATTAAGAATCGAGAAAATTGAGagaattttaaaatgattttgagTGGGgtaaagtttaaatatttataggagaaaaaagttttaaaagaatcaagaaaaacagTCCACTTGGAAATAGTCCAAAGTGGCCCTTTTGCTTCTAATGGTCCAATGGATTGTTGGAAGCTATACAAGCCTACAGACCGTAGAGAAGGCCAAGCAGCTATGTCCAACTATGGGACGCCACTTAACTTTGCCACATGATGTCCCATGGTTGGATgatataatttgaaattaaaattaactgaAAGTTGACTAGATCATCAGTTTGAATCGGCTAGTTTTGATCCAATTCTAATTCTGGTTTAGAGGAGGGAGCCTATAATCAGCTCCTCTTTCGGAACTTGACCAGTCCAGTTCACTGTCCAACTACGTCTACCTACCAGTGGCCAAGTTTTTGGCGCTCATGTAGTCCATAAACTTGTAATCCTCTTGAAATTTCAATAGCTTGCATGACATTTATTCACTAGCGATGGTCTAATTCACACCTTTGGTTTTATTTCTTTACTAATCGATTataatactttaattaatttatttttttataagagtAGTTAATAGATTTGTGACTCATAATTGATATATTTTCCTAATTAAAGTGGGAGAAATATTATTCAATAGATAGAGACATAGATGAAATACATCTAAACTGAATGAAATttctaatcaaattaaaatcgaAGAGTTTAACACTATAAATATGAGTATGATAAAAAGAAATAGGTAGAGACCTAGATTAGATAGATCTCTAAATTAGATAGAtttcttatttatatattatttctaAATTGAATGATTTTCTAATTAGATTAAAACTAAAGAGTGatactataaataaaaatatgataaagaGATTATTTAGATTTTCTTATACTAGGAGGAGAAGAGATTTTGTCCATCGTAAAGTGACTTTTATCCAATATAGTAATAGTctcatgaagaaagagagaggttTCGATAAAAGACATAGAAGGATTTTGATTTATGCCATTGACGACATCTTTTGGTATATAATGTAATGAGTTATTTTTAAAAGAGAATGAGAAAgattaactaatatatttagtttagggagagaaaataaatttaattgtaattGGATTAATgggtaaataataaaattttgtaattaatGATTTCATTAAAGATATTGAAAGATGAATAATGAATACCATGGAGGTGGagcttttattatttataggAGATTGTCATAAAGACCTAATTATTACATTAAATCAAAACTTATTACTAATTTATCACCAAAATCTCAATCAGAAACTAACTTACAGTTTTAGTCATATAACTTTGGGACCTCTGCATAAATTACCGTTAATTTTAGTCCTATTGGACTTCCAGAGTCCAGTCCATGTTTGCATAGAAAAAAGAAGTCTTGGCtaagtgattaaaaaaataaagaaaatgatgcatgcaaaatattattattaatttgggTGAGTATTAGTTTGAACATAGTGTTTTGGGTTTCTGGTTATGTCCAGATTTACAAAATCAGCGTTCCATTCCCCGTCCGTcgctcctcttcttcttcttcttcctatctagggttttgattgaagagaaaaagaaagaagaacggGTTCTTTTCTCTCCAGGTACAATCTTTTCCTTAATTTTCTCTGTCTGGAACACCAATAATGCCCTACGGAATGTATTGAATCAGGCTGATATTTGAAATAATTGTTTTTAGGgt
This Manihot esculenta cultivar AM560-2 chromosome 6, M.esculenta_v8, whole genome shotgun sequence DNA region includes the following protein-coding sequences:
- the LOC110617362 gene encoding uncharacterized protein LOC110617362, giving the protein MYAANALERLIVWARIPCLPIEYYNDEFLLRIGSLLEKPIKVDRNTSMVSRGHYARICIEINMEKPLVAKFKLRRRVRPVEYEGLHLVCFSCGRYGHDAEKCLVRGGSGGAGNLAGKAHANDPIDLDKDKGRAIPNNPMIVNDYGDWMLVKKDKRNFKKVFNKVLVNKESSKEKFSAKEKGAKPLTDRSNQYAALEINEPAPVEPMQLPPSNTIDTGSF